The Tistrella mobilis genome window below encodes:
- a CDS encoding calcium-binding protein, with the protein MATIRGTSGNNRLTGTDVADTLYGLDGNDVLDGGEGNDLYDGGNGNDTFLIWGATGIDTFRGGAGTDTIRLTDGASTASFVLGTKASVERIDFAGFDLTGTEGDDVFDLGGVISLIGRRTIWLNDGDDRFTGSAAGDSVHGGTGDDRLDGGAGDDILEGGIGNDTLIGNDGNDRIVLQGRTGQDKILGGAGTDRVVIAGGTQLSYLSLNASASIEILRFETGAALEGTSGRDTIDLSGVTAYENRQTIRLGSGADSFNGSKAGDMVDGGNGDDRLLGGDGNDILEGGAGNDVLNGGNGNDIFRVQGAFGVDSYSGGTGTDTLEIVGGAQTSSLRLPASTSVEVLKFNGFDLSGTDDNDHFDFSGITTIIGRRTIWLNDGDDVFTGSGTVDEVHGGEGDDRIEGGAGNDIIEGGGGSDTLLGDSGNDIFRVQGDFGADIIRGGTGTDTLQVVAGAETSALTLDAAASVEILAFTKADLNGTDGNDDFNLSGVTKITNGRTIWLNAGNDVFIGSQTVDRVHGGAGNDRLQGGKGADILSGGTGRDSFVYTAASDSTVAATGRDRIEDFSRVQGDKIDLSAMDAVTGTSGNQAFTYVGSAGYSGKGGEIRVAAVTGGVLVYADLDGDKSSDMSILVAGITSLTAADFIL; encoded by the coding sequence ATGGCAACCATCCGCGGCACCTCGGGCAATAACAGGCTCACCGGCACCGATGTTGCCGACACGCTCTACGGGCTCGACGGCAACGACGTCCTCGATGGCGGCGAGGGCAATGATCTCTATGACGGCGGCAACGGCAACGACACCTTCCTGATCTGGGGCGCGACCGGCATCGACACCTTCCGTGGCGGTGCCGGTACCGACACCATCCGGTTGACCGACGGGGCCAGTACCGCCAGCTTCGTGCTCGGCACCAAGGCGTCGGTGGAGCGGATCGATTTTGCCGGTTTCGACCTCACCGGCACGGAAGGCGACGACGTCTTCGATCTCGGGGGGGTGATCAGCCTGATCGGCCGGCGGACGATCTGGCTGAACGACGGCGATGACCGCTTCACCGGCTCGGCCGCCGGCGACAGCGTTCATGGCGGCACCGGCGACGACCGCCTGGATGGCGGGGCCGGTGACGACATCCTCGAAGGCGGGATCGGCAACGACACGCTGATCGGAAATGACGGCAATGACCGCATCGTGCTGCAGGGGCGGACCGGCCAGGACAAGATCCTGGGCGGCGCCGGCACCGACCGTGTGGTGATCGCAGGCGGCACCCAGCTGAGCTATCTGTCGCTCAACGCATCGGCCTCGATCGAAATTCTGCGCTTCGAGACCGGTGCTGCGCTGGAAGGCACCAGCGGACGCGATACCATCGATCTCTCGGGCGTCACCGCCTATGAAAACCGTCAGACCATCCGTCTCGGATCGGGGGCCGACAGCTTCAACGGCTCAAAGGCCGGGGACATGGTCGACGGCGGCAACGGCGATGACCGGCTTCTGGGCGGCGACGGTAACGACATCCTGGAAGGCGGCGCCGGCAACGACGTGCTGAACGGCGGCAATGGCAACGACATCTTCCGCGTCCAGGGCGCCTTCGGGGTCGATTCCTATAGCGGCGGCACCGGCACCGACACGCTGGAGATCGTCGGCGGCGCCCAGACCAGCAGCCTGCGGCTGCCGGCCAGCACATCGGTCGAGGTCCTGAAGTTCAACGGCTTCGACCTGAGCGGCACGGATGACAACGATCATTTCGACTTCAGCGGCATCACCACGATCATCGGCCGGCGCACCATCTGGCTGAATGACGGCGACGACGTCTTCACCGGCTCCGGAACCGTCGATGAGGTTCATGGCGGCGAGGGTGACGACCGCATCGAAGGCGGCGCCGGTAACGACATCATCGAAGGGGGCGGCGGCAGCGACACGCTGCTCGGCGACAGCGGCAACGACATCTTCCGGGTCCAGGGCGATTTCGGTGCCGATATCATCCGCGGCGGCACCGGCACGGATACACTGCAGGTGGTTGCAGGCGCCGAGACCTCTGCGTTGACCCTGGACGCTGCCGCCTCGGTCGAAATCCTTGCCTTCACCAAGGCCGACCTCAACGGCACGGATGGCAATGACGACTTCAACCTCTCCGGCGTCACAAAGATCACCAATGGCCGGACGATCTGGCTCAATGCCGGCAATGACGTCTTCATCGGATCGCAGACCGTCGACCGGGTCCACGGTGGCGCCGGCAATGACCGTCTGCAGGGCGGCAAGGGCGCCGATATCCTGAGCGGCGGTACCGGGCGCGACAGCTTCGTCTACACCGCCGCCTCGGACAGCACCGTTGCCGCCACCGGCCGCGACCGGATTGAAGATTTTTCGCGCGTTCAAGGGGATAAGATCGACCTTTCCGCTATGGATGCCGTCACCGGCACCAGCGGCAATCAGGCCTTCACCTATGTCGGCAGCGCCGGCTATTCGGGCAAAGGGGGCGAAATACGGGTGGCTGCGGTAACCGGCGGCGTGCTGGTCTATGCCGACCTCGACGGTGATAAATCATCGGATATGAGCATCCTCGTCGCCGGCATCACCAGCCTGACGGCCGCCGACTTCATCCTTTGA
- a CDS encoding VOC family protein codes for MRIDSWYPVIMTDRVAETAAFWQMHLGFAPVFVADWYVHLRHATHPEVNLAVLDQAHETVPAGFRRPVGGVLLNLEVEDVDAEWARLQAAEGVEVLLPLRDEAFGQRHFIIRDPAGTMIDLIRVIPATDAYADAWVGG; via the coding sequence ATGAGAATCGACAGCTGGTATCCGGTGATCATGACCGATCGTGTGGCCGAGACGGCCGCCTTCTGGCAGATGCATCTGGGCTTCGCGCCGGTCTTCGTCGCGGACTGGTACGTGCATCTGCGCCATGCCACCCATCCCGAGGTGAACCTGGCGGTGCTGGACCAAGCCCACGAGACCGTGCCGGCCGGGTTTCGCCGGCCGGTCGGTGGCGTGCTGCTGAACCTGGAGGTCGAAGATGTCGATGCCGAATGGGCAAGGCTGCAGGCGGCAGAGGGCGTCGAGGTGCTTTTGCCGCTGCGCGACGAGGCTTTCGGCCAGCGGCATTTCATCATCCGCGACCCGGCGGGCACGATGATCGATCTGATCCGGGTGATCCCCGCCACCGACGCCTATGCCGATGCCTGGGTCGGCGGCTGA
- a CDS encoding TetR/AcrR family transcriptional regulator: MTGGIGRRSNRARSEDTRRRLIQAARKAFADKGYAATGTPELVAATGLSRGALYHQFPDKATLFRAVLEDAQQEVVAAIEDAAAAAPDALAALRLGSRAFVAACMRPGIRRIVLIDGPAVLGWQVWRDVDAAHALGTLIAGLDALAQAGRLRPGLTVQATALLLSGALNEAALAASEGRLGDAEIATAIDALLDGISRPA; encoded by the coding sequence ATGACCGGAGGCATCGGACGGCGGAGCAATCGCGCGCGCTCGGAAGATACCCGGCGCCGGCTGATCCAGGCTGCCCGCAAGGCCTTCGCCGACAAGGGTTATGCCGCGACCGGCACGCCGGAACTGGTTGCCGCCACCGGGCTCAGCCGCGGTGCGCTCTATCATCAGTTTCCCGACAAGGCGACCCTGTTCCGGGCGGTTCTGGAGGATGCCCAGCAGGAGGTCGTGGCCGCGATCGAGGATGCAGCCGCGGCGGCACCGGATGCCCTTGCCGCCCTGCGCCTGGGGTCGCGCGCCTTCGTGGCCGCCTGCATGCGCCCCGGCATTCGCCGGATCGTGCTGATAGACGGCCCGGCCGTGCTCGGCTGGCAGGTCTGGCGGGACGTGGATGCCGCCCATGCGCTGGGCACGCTGATCGCGGGCCTCGACGCCCTGGCCCAGGCCGGACGGCTGCGCCCCGGCCTTACCGTTCAGGCCACGGCCCTGCTGCTCTCGGGCGCGCTCAACGAAGCGGCGCTGGCGGCGAGCGAGGGCCGGCTCGGCGATGCCGAGATCGCCACGGCGATCGATGCCCTGCTCGACGGGATCAGCCGGCCGGCGTGA
- a CDS encoding alpha/beta fold hydrolase gives MSSSTPATAPRAAPAPADLARAFVTPDRSRARPAWVELPPALRGDLAFDGETLALYQWGADGPVVMLVHGWDGSHADMAGFVAPLLAAGCRVVAFDLPGHGRSGGEIAPIPVLARAVAAVIAAVGSVEGLIAHSIGCAASAVAVLEEGARVARLAFVAAPARYLDGARALAAQMGYDEAARTAFEVELDRLGARLHEMNLPRQARTATVPALFFHSADDRVVPIAAGRASAGAWPGAHLVELDGLGHARILADARVIARAVDFVTPAG, from the coding sequence ATGTCGAGCAGCACCCCTGCCACGGCGCCACGCGCCGCGCCCGCACCGGCCGATCTGGCCCGGGCTTTCGTCACCCCCGATCGCAGCCGCGCCCGGCCGGCCTGGGTGGAGCTGCCGCCGGCCCTGCGGGGTGATCTGGCATTCGACGGCGAGACACTTGCCCTTTATCAGTGGGGCGCCGATGGGCCTGTGGTGATGCTGGTCCATGGCTGGGATGGCAGCCATGCCGACATGGCCGGCTTCGTGGCGCCCCTGCTGGCGGCAGGCTGCCGGGTGGTGGCGTTCGATCTGCCGGGACATGGCCGGTCCGGCGGCGAGATTGCGCCGATCCCGGTGCTGGCGCGGGCGGTGGCCGCGGTGATTGCGGCGGTGGGGTCGGTGGAGGGGCTGATCGCCCATTCGATCGGCTGTGCGGCCTCTGCCGTCGCCGTGCTGGAAGAGGGTGCCCGGGTGGCGCGGCTGGCCTTTGTGGCGGCACCGGCGCGCTATCTGGATGGTGCCCGGGCGCTGGCGGCGCAGATGGGGTATGACGAGGCGGCGCGCACGGCGTTTGAGGTGGAGCTGGACCGCCTGGGCGCGCGGCTTCACGAGATGAACCTGCCGCGTCAGGCCCGGACGGCGACGGTGCCGGCCTTGTTCTTCCATTCTGCCGATGACCGGGTGGTGCCGATCGCGGCGGGGCGCGCCTCTGCCGGCGCCTGGCCGGGGGCGCATCTGGTGGAACTGGACGGGCTGGGCCATGCCCGGATCCTGGCCGACGCCCGGGTGATCGCCCGGGCGGTGGATTTCGTCACGCCGGCCGGCTGA
- a CDS encoding acetyl-CoA C-acyltransferase codes for MTRTVIAGYVRTPFHFARKGALAGMRPDDLAAITLRGLIDRSGLDPRLIEDVIMGCAYPEGEQGDNVARIASLLAGLPIETGGMTVNRFCGSSMSAIHIAHGQIATGAGDAFICAGVESMTRVPQGGFSFSPNPRFRSPDLPDAEIMTEAHITMGRTAENVAARYGIDRAAQEAFALRSQQKARDAQAAGRLADEIVAVHTPDGVVDADGCLRPGTTLEGLAGLKPAFAADGTVTAGTASPLTDGAVAVLVTSEGFARAQGLPVMAVIRATAIAGCPPEIMGIGPVPASRKALARAGIGVGDLGVVEINEAFASQAVACLRALEIPEDIVNPDGGAIALGHPLGATGARITAKAAQQLMRGGGRFALATQCIGGGQGIATVLEAV; via the coding sequence ATGACCCGCACCGTCATCGCCGGCTATGTCCGGACCCCGTTCCATTTCGCCCGCAAGGGCGCGCTCGCCGGCATGCGCCCTGACGATCTGGCCGCGATCACGCTGCGCGGGCTGATCGACCGCAGCGGGCTCGATCCGCGGCTGATCGAGGATGTGATCATGGGCTGCGCCTATCCCGAAGGCGAACAGGGCGACAATGTCGCCCGCATCGCATCCCTGCTCGCCGGCCTGCCGATCGAGACCGGCGGCATGACCGTCAACCGCTTCTGCGGCTCATCCATGTCGGCCATCCACATCGCCCATGGCCAGATCGCGACCGGTGCGGGGGACGCCTTCATCTGCGCCGGGGTCGAATCCATGACCCGCGTGCCCCAGGGCGGGTTCAGCTTTTCACCCAACCCGCGCTTCCGCAGCCCCGATCTGCCGGATGCCGAGATCATGACCGAGGCCCATATCACCATGGGCCGCACGGCCGAGAACGTGGCCGCACGCTATGGCATCGACCGTGCGGCCCAAGAGGCTTTCGCGCTCCGCTCCCAGCAGAAGGCGCGCGATGCCCAGGCAGCCGGCCGGCTTGCCGACGAGATCGTGGCGGTGCACACGCCCGACGGCGTGGTCGATGCCGATGGCTGCCTGCGCCCCGGCACCACGCTCGAAGGCCTGGCGGGGCTGAAGCCCGCCTTCGCTGCCGACGGCACGGTGACCGCGGGAACGGCGTCGCCGCTGACCGACGGCGCCGTGGCGGTTCTCGTCACCTCGGAAGGCTTCGCCCGCGCCCAGGGCCTGCCGGTCATGGCGGTGATCCGCGCCACCGCGATCGCTGGCTGCCCGCCCGAAATCATGGGCATCGGCCCGGTGCCGGCCAGCCGCAAGGCGCTTGCCCGTGCCGGCATCGGGGTGGGTGATCTCGGCGTCGTCGAGATCAACGAGGCCTTCGCCAGCCAGGCGGTGGCCTGCCTGCGCGCGCTGGAGATCCCCGAAGACATCGTCAACCCGGATGGCGGCGCCATAGCACTCGGCCATCCGCTGGGGGCCACCGGCGCGCGGATCACCGCCAAGGCGGCTCAGCAGCTGATGCGGGGTGGCGGCCGCTTCGCGCTCGCCACCCAGTGCATCGGCGGCGGTCAGGGCATCGCCACGGTCCTGGAAGCCGTCTGA
- a CDS encoding ribonucleotide-diphosphate reductase subunit beta has product MIPGHVDPMTLVGTGRVGLLTATGTYDVERYPWAYAFWKRQQQIHWMGEEVPLGGDVKDWTSDRLSDADRGLLTQIFRFFTQSDIEVGDNYLKRYLPLFQPLEIQMMMAAFSNMETVHIDAYALLLKTLGMPKAEFEAFRDYADMRAKADYMHSFGTGTVADVARTLAMFGAFTEGMALFASFAMLLNFPRHNKMNGMGQIVSWSVRDESLHCEGIIRLFHEWHRETGAVTRAVRDDITDVAKTMVGLEDRFIDLAFELGPVEGLRPEEVKAYVRYIADWRLTQLGLTPVHGCFSDPDQGARPLVPHPLPWLVEILNGVEHANFFEQRATEYSKGATRGAWDGPDGVWAAFDRRLADQTASRTVAMP; this is encoded by the coding sequence ATGATCCCGGGGCATGTCGACCCGATGACCCTGGTCGGCACCGGCCGGGTCGGGCTGCTGACCGCCACCGGCACCTATGACGTGGAGCGCTATCCCTGGGCCTATGCCTTCTGGAAACGGCAGCAGCAGATCCACTGGATGGGAGAGGAGGTGCCGCTTGGCGGCGACGTCAAGGACTGGACCTCGGACCGGTTGAGCGATGCCGATCGCGGCCTGCTGACCCAGATCTTCCGCTTCTTCACCCAGTCTGACATCGAGGTGGGCGACAATTATCTGAAGCGCTATCTGCCGCTGTTCCAGCCGCTGGAAATCCAGATGATGATGGCCGCCTTCTCGAACATGGAGACGGTGCATATCGATGCCTATGCGCTGCTGCTGAAGACGCTGGGCATGCCCAAGGCCGAGTTCGAAGCCTTCCGCGACTATGCCGACATGCGCGCCAAGGCCGATTACATGCACAGCTTCGGCACCGGCACGGTGGCCGATGTGGCGCGGACGCTGGCCATGTTCGGTGCCTTCACCGAGGGCATGGCGCTGTTCGCAAGCTTCGCAATGCTGCTCAACTTCCCGCGCCACAACAAGATGAACGGCATGGGCCAGATCGTCAGCTGGTCGGTCCGCGACGAAAGCCTGCATTGCGAAGGCATCATCCGCCTGTTCCATGAATGGCACCGCGAGACCGGCGCGGTCACCCGGGCGGTGCGCGACGACATCACCGATGTGGCGAAGACCATGGTCGGCCTGGAAGACCGCTTCATCGATCTTGCCTTCGAACTGGGGCCGGTCGAGGGGCTGCGGCCGGAAGAGGTGAAGGCCTATGTCCGCTACATCGCCGACTGGCGGCTGACCCAGCTGGGGCTGACCCCGGTTCACGGCTGTTTCTCTGACCCCGACCAGGGCGCGCGGCCGCTGGTGCCGCACCCGCTGCCCTGGCTGGTCGAAATCCTGAACGGGGTGGAGCACGCGAATTTCTTCGAGCAGCGTGCCACCGAGTATTCCAAGGGCGCCACCCGCGGCGCCTGGGACGGGCCCGACGGTGTCTGGGCGGCTTTCGACCGCAGGCTCGCCGATCAGACGGCTTCCAGGACCGTGGCGATGCCCTGA
- a CDS encoding ribonucleoside-diphosphate reductase subunit alpha, whose product MTSLAFDFDRHGHLVPVTAAVPPEAVPRRPQAPIPFPLAPKPVPADLALDRGRDALLTDFGKATLRDRYLMPGESYQDLFARVACAYADDRAHAQRIYDAISRLWFMPATPILSNGGTSRGLPISCFLNAVPDSLDGIVRTWNENVALASNGGGIGTYWGEVRSIGEPVKGCGETSGIIPFIHVMDGLTLAISQGSLRRGSAAVYLDVHHPEIEEFLEIRKASGDFNRKGLNLHHGIAITDAFMEAVRDGADFPLVSPKSGAILRRIDARRLWQRILETRLQTGEPYLLFIDTVNRALPRHQRALGLKVSTSNLCSEITLATGADHLDEERTAVCCLASLNIETWDEWQGEAGFVEDVLRFLDNVLTSFIETAPDEMARARYSAMRERSVGLGVMGFHAFLQARGIPFESAMAKAWNLAIFRRLRQEADRASVFLAEERGPCPDAAEAGMQARFSHKLAIAPTASISIICGGTSACIEPIPANIYTHKTLSGAFPVRNPHLARLLAERGLDRPEIWQSIVEHEGSVQHLDGLTGDEKAVFRTAFEIDQRWIVELAADRAPFLCQSQSLNLYLPADIDKWDLHMLHWTAWERGVKSLYYCRSKSIQRAGFAGGTRVGATLAATARTDYEECLACQ is encoded by the coding sequence ATGACCTCTCTCGCCTTCGACTTCGACCGGCACGGCCATCTGGTTCCGGTGACGGCTGCGGTGCCGCCCGAAGCCGTGCCGCGCCGGCCGCAGGCGCCGATCCCGTTTCCGCTGGCCCCCAAGCCGGTGCCGGCCGATCTGGCGCTGGATCGCGGGCGCGATGCGTTGCTGACCGATTTCGGCAAGGCGACCCTGCGCGACCGTTATCTGATGCCGGGGGAGAGCTATCAGGATCTGTTCGCGCGGGTGGCCTGCGCCTATGCCGACGACCGGGCCCATGCCCAGCGGATCTATGATGCGATCTCGCGGCTCTGGTTCATGCCGGCGACGCCGATCCTGTCCAATGGCGGCACCAGCCGCGGCCTGCCGATCTCGTGCTTCCTGAACGCCGTGCCCGACAGCCTGGACGGCATCGTGCGCACCTGGAACGAGAATGTGGCGCTTGCGTCCAATGGCGGCGGCATCGGCACCTATTGGGGCGAGGTCCGCTCGATCGGCGAGCCGGTGAAGGGCTGCGGCGAGACATCCGGCATCATCCCCTTCATCCATGTGATGGACGGGCTGACGCTGGCGATCTCGCAGGGCTCGCTGCGCCGCGGCTCGGCCGCGGTCTATCTGGACGTGCATCACCCGGAGATCGAGGAATTCCTCGAAATCCGCAAGGCCTCGGGCGATTTCAACCGCAAGGGCCTGAACCTGCATCACGGCATTGCGATCACCGATGCCTTCATGGAGGCGGTGCGCGACGGCGCCGATTTCCCGCTGGTCAGCCCGAAATCGGGGGCGATACTGCGCCGGATCGATGCAAGGCGGCTGTGGCAGAGGATCCTTGAGACCCGGCTGCAGACCGGCGAGCCCTATCTGCTGTTCATCGATACGGTCAACCGCGCCCTGCCGCGCCACCAGCGGGCGCTGGGGCTGAAGGTTTCGACCTCGAATCTCTGCAGCGAAATCACGCTCGCGACCGGCGCCGATCATCTGGATGAAGAGCGTACCGCGGTCTGCTGCCTTGCCTCGCTGAACATCGAAACCTGGGACGAATGGCAGGGCGAGGCGGGTTTCGTCGAAGACGTGCTGCGCTTCCTCGACAATGTGCTGACCAGTTTCATCGAGACGGCGCCCGACGAGATGGCCCGGGCGCGCTATTCGGCGATGCGCGAACGCTCGGTCGGGCTGGGGGTGATGGGCTTCCACGCCTTCCTTCAGGCGCGCGGCATTCCGTTCGAGAGCGCGATGGCCAAGGCCTGGAACCTCGCGATCTTCCGCAGGCTGCGCCAGGAGGCCGACCGCGCCTCGGTGTTCCTGGCCGAAGAGCGCGGCCCCTGCCCGGATGCGGCCGAGGCCGGCATGCAGGCGCGGTTCAGCCACAAGCTCGCCATCGCGCCCACGGCGTCGATCAGCATCATCTGCGGCGGCACCAGCGCCTGTATCGAGCCGATCCCGGCCAATATCTACACCCACAAGACGCTGTCCGGCGCCTTCCCGGTGCGCAACCCGCATCTGGCCCGGCTGCTGGCCGAACGTGGCCTGGACCGGCCCGAGATCTGGCAGTCGATCGTCGAGCACGAAGGGTCCGTGCAGCATCTGGACGGGCTGACCGGGGACGAGAAGGCGGTGTTCCGTACCGCCTTCGAGATCGACCAGCGCTGGATCGTGGAACTGGCGGCCGATCGCGCGCCCTTCCTGTGCCAGAGCCAGTCGCTGAACCTGTATCTGCCGGCCGATATCGATAAATGGGACCTGCACATGCTGCACTGGACCGCTTGGGAGCGGGGGGTGAAGAGCCTCTATTACTGCCGCTCCAAATCCATTCAGCGGGCGGGCTTTGCCGGCGGCACCCGTGTCGGGGCCACATTGGCCGCGACCGCACGCACCGATTACGAGGAGTGCCTGGCATGTCAGTGA
- a CDS encoding short-chain fatty acyl-CoA regulator family protein, translating into MSKAFMGVRLKRLREERGLTQAALARALDVSPSYLNQLERNQRPLTVPVLLKINAVFGVDVQVFSEDEEARLIADLRDVLIGSGEGAGGRVSMAEIRELAAGMPEMGRALIGLHRRWRAAEERADALAARLGQDVAGQTLTPMPYEEVRDFFYARHNHVAELDHAAEALNAAAGLVPGRVLPRLIAHLRRRHGVEVIDDEQPGEAESRGGVLSRFDPERRVLRLAAGLPPGRAAFQIASRLAFLEQGVVLDRLSADPGFSGEEARVLARIGLAAYFAGALILPYGPFLAAAEELGYDIERLSRRFGVGFETICHRLSTLQRPEARGVPFFFVRVDRAGNISKRQSATDFHFSRVGGSCPLWNVHEAFASPGRILTQLARMPDGRTYLWIARTVGRMGGGWGAPGKSFAIGLGCDLRHAGRLVYAKGLDLSDPEAATPIGAGCKVCDRPACPQRAFPPVGRRLAVDEAERRFAPYPAAEA; encoded by the coding sequence ATGAGCAAAGCATTCATGGGTGTGCGGCTGAAGCGGCTGCGCGAGGAACGCGGCCTGACCCAGGCGGCACTTGCCCGCGCACTGGACGTGTCGCCGAGCTATCTGAACCAGCTGGAGCGCAACCAGCGGCCATTGACCGTGCCGGTGCTGCTGAAGATCAACGCGGTGTTCGGTGTCGACGTGCAGGTGTTCTCGGAGGACGAGGAGGCGCGGCTGATCGCCGATCTGCGCGATGTGCTGATCGGAAGCGGAGAGGGGGCCGGCGGACGGGTATCGATGGCCGAGATCCGCGAACTGGCCGCCGGCATGCCCGAGATGGGCCGGGCGCTGATCGGGCTGCACCGGCGCTGGCGGGCGGCGGAGGAACGGGCCGATGCGCTTGCCGCCCGGCTTGGGCAGGATGTCGCCGGCCAGACCTTGACGCCCATGCCTTACGAGGAGGTGCGGGATTTCTTCTATGCCCGCCATAACCATGTGGCCGAGCTGGACCATGCCGCCGAGGCGCTGAACGCGGCGGCGGGTCTGGTTCCCGGCCGGGTTCTGCCGCGGTTGATCGCGCATCTGCGCCGCCGCCACGGCGTCGAGGTGATCGACGACGAACAGCCCGGCGAGGCGGAAAGCCGGGGCGGGGTGTTGAGCCGCTTCGATCCCGAGCGCCGGGTGCTGCGGCTGGCCGCGGGCCTGCCGCCCGGCCGGGCCGCCTTCCAGATCGCCAGCCGGCTTGCCTTTCTGGAGCAGGGGGTGGTGCTGGACCGGCTGTCGGCCGATCCGGGCTTTTCGGGAGAGGAGGCGCGGGTACTGGCGCGGATCGGCCTGGCCGCCTATTTCGCCGGGGCGCTGATCCTGCCCTATGGCCCTTTCCTGGCCGCGGCGGAGGAGCTGGGCTATGACATCGAGCGCCTGTCCCGCCGCTTCGGGGTGGGGTTCGAGACCATCTGCCATCGGCTCAGCACATTGCAGCGGCCCGAGGCGCGGGGCGTGCCCTTCTTCTTCGTGCGGGTGGATCGTGCCGGCAATATCTCCAAGCGTCAGTCGGCGACCGATTTCCATTTCTCGCGGGTCGGCGGCAGCTGCCCGCTCTGGAATGTCCACGAGGCCTTCGCAAGCCCCGGCCGGATCCTGACCCAGCTGGCCCGCATGCCCGATGGCCGGACCTATCTCTGGATCGCCCGCACGGTGGGGCGTATGGGTGGCGGCTGGGGCGCGCCGGGCAAGAGCTTCGCGATCGGGCTCGGCTGCGACCTGCGCCATGCCGGCCGGCTGGTCTATGCCAAGGGACTGGATCTGTCCGACCCGGAGGCGGCGACGCCGATCGGCGCCGGCTGCAAGGTCTGCGACCGCCCGGCCTGCCCGCAGCGCGCCTTTCCGCCGGTGGGGCGGCGTCTGGCGGTGGATGAGGCGGAACGCCGCTTCGCCCCCTATCCTGCGGCCGAGGCTTGA